The proteins below are encoded in one region of Saccopteryx leptura isolate mSacLep1 chromosome 1, mSacLep1_pri_phased_curated, whole genome shotgun sequence:
- the DDI1 gene encoding protein DDI1 homolog 1 yields the protein MLVTVYCVRKDLSEVTFSLQLSPDFELRNFRMLCELESGIPAEEIQITYMERLLTDDHSSLGSYGLKDGDVVILLQKENMSRRPSGRMSSLPRVDSMGVAMPGTSGSRQRREPPAQQAHGLGSGEKMTSAQGLDNPALIRSMLLSNPHDLSLLKERNPRLADALLSGNLETFSQVLMDQHMELALRDQERLRLYSADPFDSEVQAKIEEEIRQQNIEENMNIAMEEAPESFGQVTMLYINCKVNGHPLKAFVDSGAQMTIMSQACAERCNIIRLVDRRWGGIAKGVGTQRIMGRVHLAQIQIEGDFLQCSFSILEEQPMDILLGLDMLRRHQCSIDLKKNVLVIGTTGSQTHFLPEGELPPCAKLVSSTEQEDSSDKDVADTIQHSVKGPGRKKH from the coding sequence ATGCTGGTCACTGTGTACTGTGTGCGAAAGGACCTCTCTGAGGTCACCTTCTCTCTCCAGCTCAGCCCGGACTTTGAGCTCCGCAATTTCCGCATGCTCTGTGAGCTCGAATCTGGCATCCCCGCCGAGGAGATTCAGATCACCTACATGGAGCGGCTCCTCACCGACGACCACTCTTCCCTGGGCTCCTATGGCCTCAAGGATGGCGATGTGGTTATTCTACTTCAGAAGGAGAATATGAGCCGTCGGCCTTCGGGGCGGATGTCAAGCCTGCCTCGGGTCGATTCCATGGGGGTAGCCATGCCCGGGACTTCCGGCTCCCGGCAGCGCCGCGAACCACCGGCCCAGCAGGCCCATGGCTTAGGCTCTGGAGAGAAGATGACATCTGCTCAAGGTCTAGACAACCCAGCCTTGATTCGAAGCATGCTGCTTTCCAATCCCCATGATCTGTCCCTGCTGAAGGAACGCAATCCCCGCTTGGCAGACGCCCTGCTCAGCGGAAACCTTGAGACATTTTCTCAGGTCCTGATGGATCAGCACATGGAATTGGCCCTGAGAGATCAAGAGAGGCTTCGCCTCTACTCTGCTGACCCATTTGATTCGGAAGTTCAGgccaaaatagaagaagaaatccGGCAGCAAAACATCGAGGAGAACATGAACATAGCAATGGAAGAGGCTCCAGAGAGTTTTGGACAAGTGACCATGCTCTATATCAACTGCAAAGTGAATGGACATCCTTTGAAGGCTTTTGTTGACTCAGGGGCACAGATGACTATTATGAGCCAAGCCTGTGCTGAGAGATGTAACATAATACGGCTGGTGGACCGAAGATGGGGTGGGATTGCTAAAGGAGTGGGCACACAGAGAATTATGGGCCGAGTTCATCTAGCTCAGATCCAAATCGAAGGCGATTTCTTGCAATGCTCTTTCTCTATCCTTGAGGAGCAGCCCATGGACATACTTCTGGGGCTAGATATGCTCAGGAGACATCAATGTTCCATTGACTTGAAGAAAAACGTGCTGGTGATTGGCACCACTGGCTCTCAGACTCACTTTCTTCCTGAGGGAGAGTTACCCCCGTGTGCCAAGCTGGTAAGTAGCACTGAGCAAGAAGACTCTTCAGACAAGGATGTAGCAGATACTATTCAACATTCGGTCAAAGGTCCAGGACGAAAAAAGCATTAA